The Fusarium fujikuroi IMI 58289 draft genome, chromosome FFUJ_chr01 sequence aagaagaagagaataaaaAACCCTGTGCCAGTGGTAAGACGCattgactacctacctacctgttCAACCACAAACCCTCTACTGCATGTGAAGTTCGTGCCGCCAGACTGGTCTCGAAAACAATACTTGGTCATCAAACGGCATACACATGCAACAATTACTCGGTGAGAAACTCACGGACGCCTCCGCAACCTTAGTAAGAACCTGGCAATACCTAAGAACAAATTGAAGAATAACCTCATCACTTTCAAGAAACTTTCACCTCAATTTCGCATGTCGAGCTTCCTGCCTTTTTGGGCAAGGTGGGAACCACCTCAGTTCGCGTTTATTTTAGtgcaaggtaaggtaccttagtcaataagcttctttttctccgGTCCGGACCGCGTCAGCAAAAACTCGAAATCTGCCTTGCGAGGATCCTCAAACGCAAAGGAAGAGTCGGCTGCCACCGAGCAAGGCAGGGGTCTGCGTGAGAAGCTGAAACTGATGTCACAATTGTATCAATGCTTACCGACTTGCTCCCGTCAGCACGCAAACCATCCTCTGCCTCTGATGcgaggagaaagagagcACAGCCTTGGATTGTGGGGTCGGATCGTGGGCCGCGTGTAAGGCTGGGGGCGGTGTAAGTGGGATGCGCATTCTGTCATGGCATGAATATGTGATTCGGACAGTATTTGTACGAATGAGGTGGTGAATCATCAAGTAAAGCATgtacttatattactaagGCGACTTCACTGTGTTAGTCTTTTCTCCAATCCTCTGTCTGGCCGACTTTTTTCTCAGGTACATGGAGGCACGCTAGAAGCATCACTTCTTCGAGAGGCTGTGCAGAACTTGCATGGTGGATGACGATCCAGGGACAGGCCAGAGGATGGTCTATTAAAAGCTCGTACGATCGAGCTATGTGCTCTCTGCGGCTAGCAGAATATTGTAAAATGGCCATCGAATTATGTATGAGCATTCCCTCGCCTGACAAGCCCACTGAGTGGAATGCTTAAACCGACAAGTATACCAGGCAAGACGCTGTTTACACTCATAAACCTGTGTCTGCAGCGCAACGAATGGTAGAAAACAGAATAGGGCTGAAATGTGACTCAAACTGCCTACTGCCTACTgcctacctagtacctaggtTAGTAGTTACCTGTGCTTCTATAAGCAGCTGAAATCTGCGTATGAGAGAGTGAAAGTGACATGAACGACAAGGTGATTGTGGAGCTTTCTCTTACAGTCCTTACGTACTGCTGATTCGATAACAAGCACGTACCAGATATTGATGACAATATTGAGGAATGAACGAAACATGTGTGAGGCTCACTAAATCCGGCGGTCTTCTCTAGCAAAAACTCTACTGACATCCATGATGGGAAATACGAAGAGCCTTGCAGTTGGCGTGAAACATGGAAACATGCTAATATACTCCGTACTGAACGAGGCATGATTGCGACCAAAGACCAGAGTCCCAGAATCCCAGAAGACACTACAATTTCGCACACGCAAAAGTGCCACTACTTGACGTGGTAAGTTGGATATTAAGATGCGTACGGAGTAGTGCTGATGCTCATTTACCGAGAACCGCCAATCCAGATGAGCGGGACACATGGTAAGGAATGTGCCTATTGCtcagtatttattaattaattcaaTGAAGGCCCAATGAATTCGCGATGAATGAGAGTCAAACCCtccagaaaaaaaaagaagaaaaaagaaaaacgcATGTCTACCTGAATGAATAACCGTTATAACGCATAGGATAGCCCAAGTAGTGAAATGAAATTGATGAGGTCGTTTTGATGTTATCtcgtacctacctagtacttAACCAACACGCATTGAGTTCATTTCCTGCCTTGTCCCCTTCTCATCTCTTGAAACTTATCTCACCCCAATAAATAATTCTCACAACACTATGGATACTAATACCGACTACCCCATGTTGAATTAGCGATATCACGATTGTCATCAACCTGGAGAGCAAGTCTGCCTCGCTTGCAACAGGCCAAACGATCCCAAATACTGTTAAAATTAGCAAACCTCGGTACTTGTCTACCCAAAAACCACCTCCCTTACCTTATCATCCCTTCTTACTTACCTTACTCAAACAGCTGTACCTGACCTCATGCCCAGGGCACACTAGCTCTAATTCTCATTCGTTCGACGTGTTTCTGCACAGCCCTCCGCACCATTCTGGCCCTACGCCTACATAAACGCATGCTACGGGGAGAGAGAATCTTGTGCGGTTAGACGCCTGTGCTGTACATCAGATCTGACGCACCAATTCCCGTTCCGTGTGGTCGGCCTTCTAATTGGTATTCTGGACGAAAAGGGACCACCCACAGACACAGAGTACTCCCTTACAACCAAAACTACGGACCAGCGCTAGCCGCCCGGCTTTCgccctctctctcttctcgtccCAATAGAAGCTACCCAGAGCGGAATCTTCCAAAGTAACATAAATTGTCAGAGTCCTGGCCCCTAGACCAGGTATAGCTCCTATCGACCAACCTTATTAATTGTAACGCCGTTCGCTGCTTACACTTATTCCTGCCGTTGTGTTGTGGTACGGATTACAGGACAATACCCGCCGCACCACAACCCACCCACCGCAACCCAAGCAACTCATCTCCaccatcctcttcgtctGCGTATCCAACGACTACAGCAGCATTCCCCATCCTCCATATCATACACAAAACAATACCGATTTTCTACACGTCGCATTCATCTACCTCAAACTACACCGTTCCCGCCCAGACTGCGCGTTTCGCAACCCCTTCCACGCGTCGGCCGCCGTGATAGGATAGTCCCCCGCCCATTGCATCACCTTGAAAGCGCACAGCCCCCCGGCATCGCCACGGTGCCTGAAGGCTGACTCCAGAAGTCTGCCTCGTCTACACTATTCTACAGTACTTCGTCTGCTTCTAAACTCGGAAACATCATggaccaacaagctcaacgagGCCGGTCGCCTTCGGCTGgccatcaacagcctcatATAAACCATTCTCATTCCCCTTCGCCGGCGCCCTATCAGCATAACGATCCATctgttggtcttggtctcacTCTCGACCAGTCCGCTCAACAATCTTACGAGGCCTTCAACAGTTCAGGTTTTCTTAGCCCTCAGCAATCGCCTTCTTTCCTTCCTCCCGCGCATCAACTGAGCAACTCCTTCGCTCAAGCCAATTTGTCCGACCCCGCTATTCTCGATCCCAATAACAGCACCTCATTCGGACAACAGCCTGCCACCTCCGACACTTCGCTACCCTTCAATAGCCAGGCTCAGGCAGCTTACCTGTCGCCGAACCTCAACGATAACgacttctctctctttccgAATACTAGTGGTCAGGGCGACCAGTTCAGCGCCCCCTTGTTTGACCAGTCTACACTCAATCCTAACGACATGAATACCATGGCGTCGCAAGGGCATCACTCGCCCACCCCTCCTCATCTATTCCAGCACGATGCTCAACAACCTGGTTCTGCTCACCAGTCGCCCGCTTTTAACCAGCACCAGTTCTCTTCACCACCTAGCCATTCGCGACATACTTCACTCGGCCCAGCAGATGCTTTGCTCCCAAACCAGATAGCTGATTGGAACCAGCCTCAATTCCAGCGCCACCGTCGCACGCCCTCCGAGTACTCAGACGTTTCGTCCGTGGCTCCATCACCGAACCTTGTTAGTGCCGAGTCCTTTGAGACTGATGTCGGTGGGCACTCGCCTGCACACCACCCTTCTGATGGCAGTCTATATCAAGAGGTTTTGAGTATGGGTAACTTTAGTCTCTCCGACCCTCAAGTCGGTGGTAGTCCTGGACACCAGGGTCGTAGTCCTTCCCATAGTCCCGCAATCAGCCCCCGCATTGTTCCTCAGCAGATGCCGGACCTGAACCAGCTGAATCAAAACAGTTTTGGTTTGGCAGGTCCTCACAATCCATATGGAGTTCCCTCTACCTATCCTGACGTTTCAGCGCCCATCGAGGccttcccttccctccaGCCTTCGGGCGCTGATTTGTCGTCGATGGCACCTCCTGCGATCAACATTGACTTTGCGCCTACAAATGCTAAACAAGGTGCTTTTGATACTCCCAAATCTCGTATGGATCAGGATTCGTTGACCCCGCCAGACAGAGGTATGTTTGAAGCCGAAGCCATTGCTTTTGAAACTAGCTCACACATCTTAGGTCGCCCCCGATCCCGTCCACGTGCAGTGACAGATCCTTTCCATCCTGGTGGCGGTCTGCTAGGTCGCCAAGGCAatgccaacatcatctcgCCCTCCCTAGGCGCCGACttagcagcaagagcagacTCCAGATCTTTATCTCCCCTGGACAGGCAAGCAGGGACTTCACCTTCCAGGAGAAGACAGTCCACATCGGCTGTCCCCAACAACGTTATCGCTCTCAGACTGGCCGATCCTGAGTACCAGAACAACCAGGACAGCGGGGCTGCCAAGCGGGTTCAGAAACACCCTGCCACTTTCCAGTGCACATTGTGTCCCAAACGATTTACGCGTGCGTATAACTTGCGTTCACATCTGAGAACGCACACAGATGAGCGTCCTTTTGTGTGTACAGTATGCGGCAAGGCTTTTGCTAGACAACACGACCGCAAACGACACGAGAGTCTTCACTCCGGAGAAAAGAAGTTTGTATGTAAAGGCGATCTCAAGGTTGGAGGTCAATGGGGATGTGGTAGAAGATTTGCCCGTGCCGATGCTCTAGGCCGTCATTTCAGGTCCGAAGCTGGCCGCATCTGCATTAAGCCTCTACTAGATGAAGAAATGATGGAACGACAGCGACTCTGGCAACAACAACGGATGCAGCAGAACATGGCGCAGAGCATGGCTGTTGCATCCAGTATGCCAATGGATGGCCCTATTTATCCTATGGACCCCTCTGGCAACCCAATGCTTCCAGCGGCTCTCTTGGCCCAGTATCCTGCATTAGCTCAGCTGAACTGGTCTACACCTGATGTGAACGCTGGCATGGACGACGAGGTTAGTGGCCGTTCATCGTTTGATGCCAGCGACTACGACGAAAACGAAGACGGTGGGTATGTGAGTGGCCCTGGCACAGGGTTTGGTGAGGGTGGGATGGGTCAAGGCTTTGGTGAAATGGGATATGCGAGCGACTTCGGGGGCCGGTAAAGTGAGATCACTCGCCATAAGAATATGCATACATTGTTGACGCGACCAatgcctttcttttttctttttcagaTGTCGGCGTTCTCACCTTGCGCCTTGCTTCTTTCTCTATCCCTTGGGGAATTTCTGTTTTCTACTTCACAGCCGTCTTTTGGATATGCTAGATGCGACGTGGTTACTGCATCACAACGGTTATACACACAATTGGATCCGGCGGGATATTTCTTTTTGGGGAGTGTTTGGGTATAGACGGTACGCGCATAGATACCAAATCTAGTCTGTTCTGTTCATTCAATATGACGTGTTTTATCTCTTATTTCTCGTTCAGTTTGGTTAGGTtgtatacctaggtagctgAAGCTTGCTTTTACATCTCGATCTGGATAAGGCTCATACATCCTGCCAGTTACATATGATCATACAATATTAATAAGTACCGTAAAGATATTGATTGCTTGAAAACATAAATGCCACAGTATGAACAACATCGACGTCTAGGTTACACACACATTAACTGGCCCCCTTTGTTACTTTTGGCCAGCCCTGACTTATGGAAGCCCTCCCTTCCTTGGATATCTGGCAGTAGTCATAGTAAGagattataaaatactagGTCAAACCCACGAATGACAATACTAACGCCTTGCAAAAACGCCGCACTGACTTTCCTTCTCCCACATTTTGAACACATCCATGTGTTGAAGACCACTTCGTTTCTTGGATTAGAGTCATACCCGGATAGCATATACACATATGATCAATACATCGGCGAGGTTCCAAAGTAATCCTTAAATGTTTTCGCCATGAAATTCTCACAAATTTCACGATGTACAGCCACACAAGACTCGGTAATGAATGGCATCAGGAGAGAATTGCATTCGAGGAGAACCTGCTCGTGTAGCTCGAATTCGTCCCCTTCAGCAGTCGCCGTGCTACCTGAGGCAGTGCTATCAGATCCCGCGGGTGATATAGGACCCGAAGGCGATCTggcttgctgttgttggcgcACCGTCCACTGCGCTCGAACGACGACGCCCACAGGTGCTTTCGCACGAGAGCGAAGGCCATCAGGTATTACCTGGAAGATGGCCTTGTAAGAAATGGTTTTCCCAAGACCAGGAGCGAGATTGACGAGCTCTTGCATCTGAAAAGCGCGAAACGAGTCATCGAAAGCTCCAAAGAAAGGGTCGTCAGCTGTGTCTGCCGGATCAGCTTGGACTTCTTCCAAGCTCGTCACTGTCCGGTGGTGGGCGACAAATGGGTCTACGGCTTGCAGAGCTGCTACCACGGCGCTGGGAGGAAGCGTGCCCGGAATGGGTACAGAGATCGAGAGAAGCTGTGTCGAGCgcattttatatagatttgGAGGGCTTCTGGCGATATAGATGGGTGCCAAGTCTCTGCGAACGGGTGTACAGAAGACGAACAAGAGGGTGCAGAGAGAGCAGTTGATCGCGGTTGTCTTGTTAAACGAAGCTTCGCCAACACGGGCGACTAGAGTTCGCGGAAGTTGGTAACGTTGAAGGTAATGATATCGAGATGTTTATCCTTGCAAGACTGGCCAAGGCGTACATGGTGATTATCAATGGCAATTGACGATTATTATCTCCTTCGAGATAGTTGAAGAGTAAATCAAGGCGGACTGATAGCGACAGCAGCGAAAGAAGAGGACAGCCATAGAAAAAAGAGCGTTCTTCGTAAAGGCCCAATCAACTTATCCACTGCAACATGCAAGACCAGGACGTGTTAGTCGACGAGGAGATTGTGATATCCAAAGGACAAAAAGATGCTCGACAAGAACAGCGGAGAATAAATCAAAACCTGCGCCTCACAGAGACTGCTTCATATCCCTCTTGGCTCTTTGTTCACATGAAACGGAGATTCAATCCGACGACAAGCGGAGCAGAGTGGATGTGAAAggtatggatggatggcatGCACTGCGCTTCCATGCAGGGCGGGAGTTGAGAAGCGAATAGGCGCCCGCGCGTATCGGAACAGGAGCAGTCAGTTTTGAAGTCTCAAAGCCCTTGCACCTCGCTCTTTTCTGCTGATTTCCTGGGTTCAAGCGAAAGCGACACCAGGGGGACAAGAAAAGAGCAAAGATGTGATATTGCGTTGTGTTGCGTTGAATGAGTTGGGCAAAGTTACGTTCGAggtgagttgagttgagttgagttgagttgaggctAATCCAAATGGTGGCTGAAgagttaaaaatatactgTACATGCACAGTAAAGTACCGGTACCCAAGGTATAGTAGTACCTAAGGCGGGGGCATATGGTGGCTGATGGGGCCTTGTTACAGTGAGTGTAAGGAGCCTAGGAAGAGTGAACACGGAGCAAAGAGGGGAGATAGGTAGATGGAAAGAGTGAAACGAGGGATCAGGTTGAGTGAGGGTTGTTAGTAATGACTTGCAATGCCAATGTGAAAGGGAGAAACTAGCTCCGATCACCTTAGGTTAATTACTATGTACTTTCAAATCCCGAATGTCCCGTCGATGATAGGCGACTGAACTGCCGCTTTGACATGTGTGAAATGTTTGTGTGATATCTCCAGACCCTACTAAGGTACGAAGAAATGTCTAATTACAGTAACCATAGTagatacctacctaacctacctaacctacctaccttacctagtacatagctaattaagttaagGTTGGTAAACCCACATCCACCTCGGCACCTCAAGTGACAGACACTCTTTTCCCTACTAACCTTGGGTATTTGGAATTGTCACCTTTGCTCTCCAAGGTCAACTCCAGCTTATCCCCATGTTGAGGCGATTGTCCGGCTGCTTTTCTTCCGCGATCCGCCAGCCACCTGCCAGAACGAGAGAGGCTCCCCCGAAGAGGAGCGCCCTAGACGAACTGATGGGCATGGCGATATCCTTCAACTGAACGGGCGAGGCCCAAGATTAGATGCTGCGTTGCGTTGCAGCCAATTCCCGAAGCACGGACAACGGCTGACTTGCCGGAGACGAACGAACCATAATGGATCTCGCCCTGTCAATCTTTGGTCTAGAAAATCCATGTGCTGCAGTCCAGACCAACACCGTCAACAGCCGGCAGCAATTTATCATTCCGAGCCCGACATCAAGTCCTACTCACGGCCCGATCCGGCAGTTGGCCGACTGTACAGCATATATTGTACAGTGGGATTTGTTTTACGCCTTGAGACTGCGTTATTTGTAGGCGTCAACTTAGCTTGGTGCCTTGAGTTTCCACCAGAAGCCGGAATGCAGTCTGGGTGAATCGAATGAGGGCTTCCTGTACCTGGAGATAAAACGATGGGATTGCGGCCCGTCTTGCAGCTCAGGTCTAAGAATAAACTCGCATTGTTGCCGGCACTGGGCACTGCTAGGTAGTCTGGGCTGTGAGAACTGTACCGtaagccaaggccaagacaatGTCCTGGGTTGGGTTAGGGTAAGCTGAGACCCTGTGTTGCCTTTCTCGGCTTGGGTAACTTGCCTGCAGCTATCGTAGTCAGGAACCGAGTGTTCTATGAATATCATCACACTCACATGGTAGCATCAATTAGTGAATGCACAGCATTGCATCGTCTCTACGGAGTAGCTGCAACCGATTGATGCTGGGGTG is a genomic window containing:
- a CDS encoding related to calcineurin responsive zinc-finger protein; the protein is MDQQAQRGRSPSAGHQQPHINHSHSPSPAPYQHNDPSVGLGLTLDQSAQQSYEAFNSSGFLSPQQSPSFLPPAHQLSNSFAQANLSDPAILDPNNSTSFGQQPATSDTSLPFNSQAQAAYLSPNLNDNDFSLFPNTSGQGDQFSAPLFDQSTLNPNDMNTMASQGHHSPTPPHLFQHDAQQPGSAHQSPAFNQHQFSSPPSHSRHTSLGPADALLPNQIADWNQPQFQRHRRTPSEYSDVSSVAPSPNLVSAESFETDVGGHSPAHHPSDGSLYQEVLSMGNFSLSDPQVGGSPGHQGRSPSHSPAISPRIVPQQMPDLNQLNQNSFGLAGPHNPYGVPSTYPDVSAPIEAFPSLQPSGADLSSMAPPAINIDFAPTNAKQGAFDTPKSRMDQDSLTPPDRGRPRSRPRAVTDPFHPGGGLLGRQGNANIISPSLGADLAARADSRSLSPLDRQAGTSPSRRRQSTSAVPNNVIALRLADPEYQNNQDSGAAKRVQKHPATFQCTLCPKRFTRAYNLRSHLRTHTDERPFVCTVCGKAFARQHDRKRHESLHSGEKKFVCKGDLKVGGQWGCGRRFARADALGRHFRSEAGRICIKPLLDEEMMERQRLWQQQRMQQNMAQSMAVASSMPMDGPIYPMDPSGNPMLPAALLAQYPALAQLNWSTPDVNAGMDDEVSGRSSFDASDYDENEDGGYVSGPGTGFGEGGMGQGFGEMGYASDFGGR